Proteins co-encoded in one Capsicum annuum cultivar UCD-10X-F1 chromosome 9, UCD10Xv1.1, whole genome shotgun sequence genomic window:
- the LOC107842544 gene encoding uncharacterized protein LOC107842544 isoform X1 — translation MNGFQNGNSHTHDKPFPGCLGRMVNLFDLNSGAAGNTLLTDKPHRYGPLSRSQSDLVKSSPSSEDQVEEKLVVSNLKGTSSNRKSNGTPMKMLIAQEMSKEIGSNVNPPSVVAKLMGLDALPQKSVPAIRSHFGGHSRCHTDSSFSYCQHENKSLTEEMQQEFHQYPEQNEYKDVYEVWKQPPKMNCVRSKSPQKARHDKASFEKKSAFVRQKFIEAKCLSIDEQLRQSKEFQDALDVLSSNTDLFLKFLQEPNPMFTQHLYNLQSIPPPETKRITVLRPSKMVDDCKFDGSVKENEKEIDRATQVGQENRAKNQMKFSPPAASWNIDENHAQPKRIVVLKPSLGKNYNFRAASSSPSASARVSETEISFVNMEANEAQESREVAKAITQHVRVNIGGHQRDETLLSTVFANGYVGDESSFNKSEKEYAAGNLSDSEVMSPASRHSWEYINRFGSPYSCSSLSRASCSSESSVSKEAKKRLSERWAMVASNGSCLEQRQMRRSNNSTLGEMLALSDIKATRRIEQDNIKEDPQISNSNSASNSRHDEGVNKSPKNLLRSKSLPVSSTAFSSQLNVGTPDPVTGENDLPKQTTKPRSTKSSLKGKVSNLLFSKNKKQDKDGRKCLQSSDELQSGAKPLHSLSKVDKYSGAFLDDPGVECSTTNLRESSCALTCKDVVGKQGATSPEVVLSGARSLHAGHPCENQDQPSPISVLEKPFEEDKNPARISRISFGDIKPDRHAGAELSVHPIRSNLIDKSPPIGSIARTLSRDDSCADTASSVCVRPSSSTQRTEEVEHEWFSYVQTLLTMAFLDEVQSDTFPTVWHSAESPLDPSLREKYIDMNEETLHEVKRRPRRSTQKLLFDCVNAALLEIAGYGPDNCQRTIPFMRVHINLPQGTRLVLLDQVWDWMKEWFSNEVESLSTDGGDLDSLVVQGMVSKEVMGKWWLENLRLELDNVGIEIEVKLLEELVHEFVIELAGRT, via the exons ATGAATGGGTTTCAGAATGGAAACAGTCATACTCATGATAAACCATTTCCAGGATGCTTGGGACGAATGGTGAACCTTTTTGATTTAAATTCAGGGGCGGCAGGAAACACGCTGCTTACAGATAAACCGCATCGCTATG GTCCACTCTCAAGGAGCCAATCAGATCTGGTGAAGTCGTCGCCATCTTCTGAGGATCAAGTAGAAGAAAAACTG GTTGTATCGAATTTGAAGGGGACTAGTTCCAATAGGAAATCAAATGGGACACCAATGAAGATGCTTATAGCCCAAGAAATGTCCAAGGAAATAGGTTCTAATGTCAATCCACCTAGTGTTGTTGCCAAGCTGATGGGGCTTGATGCTCTTCCGCAGAAATCTGTTCCAGCTATAAGAAGTCATTTTGGAGGTCATTCGCGGTGTCATACAGATTCCTCTTTCAGCTATTGCCAGCATGAAAACAAATCCTTGACGGAAGAAATGCAGCAAGAATTTCATCAATACCCTGAACAGAATGAGTATAAAGATGTTTATGAAGTTTGGAAGCAGCCCCCAAAAATGAACTGTGTGAGAAGTAAATCCCCACAGAAGGCAAGACACGACAAAGCTAGTTTCGAAAAGAAGTCGGCTTTTGTTCGTCAGAAGTTTATTGAAGCAAAATGTTTATCCATAGATGAACAACTTCGCCAGTCTAAGGAATTCCAAGATGCATTGGATGTCTTAAGTTCCAACACTGATCTGTTCCTCAAGTTTCTGCAAGAACCAAATCCAATGTTTACTCAGCATTTATATAATTTGCAGTCTATACCTCCTCCTGAGACAAAGCGAATAACTGTTCTAAGACCATCAAAGATGGTTGATGATTGTAAATTTGATGGATCAGTGAAggaaaatgagaaagaaatagACAGAGCCACCCAAGTAGGTCAGGAAAACAGGGCCAAAAACCAGATGAAATTTTCCCCTCCTGCAGCTAGTTGGAACATTGATGAAAATCATGCTCAACCTAAACGGATAGTCGTGTTAAAACCAAGCCTTGGTAAGAATTACAACTTTAGGGCTGCAAGTTCTTCACCGTCTGCATCAGCAAGAGTATCAGAAACTGAAATAAGTTTTGTCAACATGGAGGCTAATGAGGCTCAAGAATCAAGAGAAGTGGCAAAGGCTATCACACAGCATGTGCGAGTAAACATAGGTGGACATCAAAGGGATGAAACATTACTTTCTACTGTATTTGCAAATGGCTACGTTGGTGACGAAAGCTCATTTAATAAATCTGAAAAAGAGTATGCAGCTGGAAATCTCAGTGATTCTGAAGTCATGTCACCAGCTTCTAGGCACTCATGGGAATATATCAATAGGTTTGGCAGTCCTTATTCTTGCTCCTCCTTGAGTCGTGCTTCTTGTTCCTCTGAATCTTCAGTTTCCAAGGAAGCCAAGAAGCGACTTTCTGAGAGATGGGCGATGGTGGCATCCAATGGCAGTTGTCTAGAACAAAGACAGATGAGGAGAAGCAACAACAGCACTTTAGGTGAGATGCTTGCACTTTCTGATATTAAGGCGACAAGAAGAATAGAGCAGGATAATATTAAAGAAGATCCCCAGATTTCAAATTCCAACTCGGCGAGTAATTCCAGACATGATGAAGGTGTCAACAAGTCGCCAAAGAATCTTTTGAGGTCTAAGTCTCTCCCTGTATCCTCTACTGCATTCAGTTCACAGTTGAATGTGGGTACCCCAGATCCCGTAACGGGAGAGAATGATCTTCCCAAGCAGACAACAAAACCTAGAAGTACAAAATCATCATTGAAAGGGAAGGTCTCAAATCTTCTTTTCTCTAAGAACAAGAAGCAAGACAAAGACGGACGCAAGTGTTTGCAATCCAGTGATGAATTGCAATCTGGTGCAAAGCCTTTACATTCTCTATCAAAAGTTGACAAATATAGTGGTGCATTCCTTGATGATCCAGGGGTTGAGTGCTCAACAACCAACCTTCGTGAATCATCATGTGCACTAACTTGCAAAGATGTGGTTGGGAAGCAAGGTGCAACCTCTCCTGAG GTTGTGCTCTCTGGAGCAAGATCTTTGCACGCTGGACACCCATGTGAGAACCAGGACCAACCAAGTCCTATATCAGTTTTGGAGAAACCATTTGAAGAGGATAAAAATCCAGCACGTATATCGCGTATATCATTTGGTGATATCAAGCCAGACCGTCATG CAGGTGCTGAGTTGTCTGTTCACCCTATAAGGTCCAATTTGATTGATAAATCTCCTCCAATAGGATCAATTGCTCGTACATTGTCCAGGGACGATTCCTGTGCAGATACAGCCAGTTCAGTTTGTGTAAGGCCATCATCATCCACTCAGAGGACTGAGGAAGTAGAACACGAATGGTTCTCTTATGTTCAAACATTACTAACCATGGCTTTCCTTGATGAAGTGCAGTCTGACACTTTCCCAACCGTGTGGCATTCTGCTGAAAGCCCTTTGGACCCATCACTCCGAGAAAAATATATTGATATGAATGAGGAGACACTACATGAGGTTAAGCGAAGGCCAAGGAGATCAACCCAAAAGCTTTTGTTTGATTGTGTGAATGCAGCTTTACTAGAAATTGCAGGATATGGGCCAGACAACTGCCAAAGAACCATACCTTTTATGCGGGTCCATATTAATCTGCCACAGGGAACTAGATTAGTATTACTGGACCAAGTGTGGGACTGGATGAAGGAATGGTTTTCTAATGAGGTGGAATCTCTCTCTACTGATGGTGGGGACTTAGACAGCCTGGTGGTACAGGGAATGGTGAGTAAGGAGGTGATGGGGAAATGGTGGCTTGAAAATTTGAGATTAGAATTAGACAATGTAGGAATCGAAATTGAAGTGAAGTTACTCGAAGAGCTTGTTCATGAGTTTGTCATTGAATTGGCAGGTAGAACTTGA
- the LOC107842544 gene encoding uncharacterized protein LOC107842544 isoform X4, translating to MVNLFDLNSGAAGNTLLTDKPHRYGPLSRSQSDLVKSSPSSEDQVEEKLVVSNLKGTSSNRKSNGTPMKMLIAQEMSKEIGSNVNPPSVVAKLMGLDALPQKSVPAIRSHFGGHSRCHTDSSFSYCQHENKSLTEEMQQEFHQYPEQNEYKDVYEVWKQPPKMNCVRSKSPQKARHDKASFEKKSAFVRQKFIEAKCLSIDEQLRQSKEFQDALDVLSSNTDLFLKFLQEPNPMFTQHLYNLQSIPPPETKRITVLRPSKMVDDCKFDGSVKENEKEIDRATQVGQENRAKNQMKFSPPAASWNIDENHAQPKRIVVLKPSLGKNYNFRAASSSPSASARVSETEISFVNMEANEAQESREVAKAITQHVRVNIGGHQRDETLLSTVFANGYVGDESSFNKSEKEYAAGNLSDSEVMSPASRHSWEYINRFGSPYSCSSLSRASCSSESSVSKEAKKRLSERWAMVASNGSCLEQRQMRRSNNSTLGEMLALSDIKATRRIEQDNIKEDPQISNSNSASNSRHDEGVNKSPKNLLRSKSLPVSSTAFSSQLNVGTPDPVTGENDLPKQTTKPRSTKSSLKGKVSNLLFSKNKKQDKDGRKCLQSSDELQSGAKPLHSLSKVDKYSGAFLDDPGVECSTTNLRESSCALTCKDVVGKQGATSPEVVLSGARSLHAGHPCENQDQPSPISVLEKPFEEDKNPARISRISFGDIKPDRHGAELSVHPIRSNLIDKSPPIGSIARTLSRDDSCADTASSVCVRPSSSTQRTEEVEHEWFSYVQTLLTMAFLDEVQSDTFPTVWHSAESPLDPSLREKYIDMNEETLHEVKRRPRRSTQKLLFDCVNAALLEIAGYGPDNCQRTIPFMRVHINLPQGTRLVLLDQVWDWMKEWFSNEVESLSTDGGDLDSLVVQGMVSKEVMGKWWLENLRLELDNVGIEIEVKLLEELVHEFVIELAGRT from the exons ATGGTGAACCTTTTTGATTTAAATTCAGGGGCGGCAGGAAACACGCTGCTTACAGATAAACCGCATCGCTATG GTCCACTCTCAAGGAGCCAATCAGATCTGGTGAAGTCGTCGCCATCTTCTGAGGATCAAGTAGAAGAAAAACTG GTTGTATCGAATTTGAAGGGGACTAGTTCCAATAGGAAATCAAATGGGACACCAATGAAGATGCTTATAGCCCAAGAAATGTCCAAGGAAATAGGTTCTAATGTCAATCCACCTAGTGTTGTTGCCAAGCTGATGGGGCTTGATGCTCTTCCGCAGAAATCTGTTCCAGCTATAAGAAGTCATTTTGGAGGTCATTCGCGGTGTCATACAGATTCCTCTTTCAGCTATTGCCAGCATGAAAACAAATCCTTGACGGAAGAAATGCAGCAAGAATTTCATCAATACCCTGAACAGAATGAGTATAAAGATGTTTATGAAGTTTGGAAGCAGCCCCCAAAAATGAACTGTGTGAGAAGTAAATCCCCACAGAAGGCAAGACACGACAAAGCTAGTTTCGAAAAGAAGTCGGCTTTTGTTCGTCAGAAGTTTATTGAAGCAAAATGTTTATCCATAGATGAACAACTTCGCCAGTCTAAGGAATTCCAAGATGCATTGGATGTCTTAAGTTCCAACACTGATCTGTTCCTCAAGTTTCTGCAAGAACCAAATCCAATGTTTACTCAGCATTTATATAATTTGCAGTCTATACCTCCTCCTGAGACAAAGCGAATAACTGTTCTAAGACCATCAAAGATGGTTGATGATTGTAAATTTGATGGATCAGTGAAggaaaatgagaaagaaatagACAGAGCCACCCAAGTAGGTCAGGAAAACAGGGCCAAAAACCAGATGAAATTTTCCCCTCCTGCAGCTAGTTGGAACATTGATGAAAATCATGCTCAACCTAAACGGATAGTCGTGTTAAAACCAAGCCTTGGTAAGAATTACAACTTTAGGGCTGCAAGTTCTTCACCGTCTGCATCAGCAAGAGTATCAGAAACTGAAATAAGTTTTGTCAACATGGAGGCTAATGAGGCTCAAGAATCAAGAGAAGTGGCAAAGGCTATCACACAGCATGTGCGAGTAAACATAGGTGGACATCAAAGGGATGAAACATTACTTTCTACTGTATTTGCAAATGGCTACGTTGGTGACGAAAGCTCATTTAATAAATCTGAAAAAGAGTATGCAGCTGGAAATCTCAGTGATTCTGAAGTCATGTCACCAGCTTCTAGGCACTCATGGGAATATATCAATAGGTTTGGCAGTCCTTATTCTTGCTCCTCCTTGAGTCGTGCTTCTTGTTCCTCTGAATCTTCAGTTTCCAAGGAAGCCAAGAAGCGACTTTCTGAGAGATGGGCGATGGTGGCATCCAATGGCAGTTGTCTAGAACAAAGACAGATGAGGAGAAGCAACAACAGCACTTTAGGTGAGATGCTTGCACTTTCTGATATTAAGGCGACAAGAAGAATAGAGCAGGATAATATTAAAGAAGATCCCCAGATTTCAAATTCCAACTCGGCGAGTAATTCCAGACATGATGAAGGTGTCAACAAGTCGCCAAAGAATCTTTTGAGGTCTAAGTCTCTCCCTGTATCCTCTACTGCATTCAGTTCACAGTTGAATGTGGGTACCCCAGATCCCGTAACGGGAGAGAATGATCTTCCCAAGCAGACAACAAAACCTAGAAGTACAAAATCATCATTGAAAGGGAAGGTCTCAAATCTTCTTTTCTCTAAGAACAAGAAGCAAGACAAAGACGGACGCAAGTGTTTGCAATCCAGTGATGAATTGCAATCTGGTGCAAAGCCTTTACATTCTCTATCAAAAGTTGACAAATATAGTGGTGCATTCCTTGATGATCCAGGGGTTGAGTGCTCAACAACCAACCTTCGTGAATCATCATGTGCACTAACTTGCAAAGATGTGGTTGGGAAGCAAGGTGCAACCTCTCCTGAG GTTGTGCTCTCTGGAGCAAGATCTTTGCACGCTGGACACCCATGTGAGAACCAGGACCAACCAAGTCCTATATCAGTTTTGGAGAAACCATTTGAAGAGGATAAAAATCCAGCACGTATATCGCGTATATCATTTGGTGATATCAAGCCAGACCGTCATG GTGCTGAGTTGTCTGTTCACCCTATAAGGTCCAATTTGATTGATAAATCTCCTCCAATAGGATCAATTGCTCGTACATTGTCCAGGGACGATTCCTGTGCAGATACAGCCAGTTCAGTTTGTGTAAGGCCATCATCATCCACTCAGAGGACTGAGGAAGTAGAACACGAATGGTTCTCTTATGTTCAAACATTACTAACCATGGCTTTCCTTGATGAAGTGCAGTCTGACACTTTCCCAACCGTGTGGCATTCTGCTGAAAGCCCTTTGGACCCATCACTCCGAGAAAAATATATTGATATGAATGAGGAGACACTACATGAGGTTAAGCGAAGGCCAAGGAGATCAACCCAAAAGCTTTTGTTTGATTGTGTGAATGCAGCTTTACTAGAAATTGCAGGATATGGGCCAGACAACTGCCAAAGAACCATACCTTTTATGCGGGTCCATATTAATCTGCCACAGGGAACTAGATTAGTATTACTGGACCAAGTGTGGGACTGGATGAAGGAATGGTTTTCTAATGAGGTGGAATCTCTCTCTACTGATGGTGGGGACTTAGACAGCCTGGTGGTACAGGGAATGGTGAGTAAGGAGGTGATGGGGAAATGGTGGCTTGAAAATTTGAGATTAGAATTAGACAATGTAGGAATCGAAATTGAAGTGAAGTTACTCGAAGAGCTTGTTCATGAGTTTGTCATTGAATTGGCAGGTAGAACTTGA
- the LOC107842544 gene encoding uncharacterized protein LOC107842544 isoform X3 yields MVNLFDLNSGAAGNTLLTDKPHRYGPLSRSQSDLVKSSPSSEDQVEEKLVVSNLKGTSSNRKSNGTPMKMLIAQEMSKEIGSNVNPPSVVAKLMGLDALPQKSVPAIRSHFGGHSRCHTDSSFSYCQHENKSLTEEMQQEFHQYPEQNEYKDVYEVWKQPPKMNCVRSKSPQKARHDKASFEKKSAFVRQKFIEAKCLSIDEQLRQSKEFQDALDVLSSNTDLFLKFLQEPNPMFTQHLYNLQSIPPPETKRITVLRPSKMVDDCKFDGSVKENEKEIDRATQVGQENRAKNQMKFSPPAASWNIDENHAQPKRIVVLKPSLGKNYNFRAASSSPSASARVSETEISFVNMEANEAQESREVAKAITQHVRVNIGGHQRDETLLSTVFANGYVGDESSFNKSEKEYAAGNLSDSEVMSPASRHSWEYINRFGSPYSCSSLSRASCSSESSVSKEAKKRLSERWAMVASNGSCLEQRQMRRSNNSTLGEMLALSDIKATRRIEQDNIKEDPQISNSNSASNSRHDEGVNKSPKNLLRSKSLPVSSTAFSSQLNVGTPDPVTGENDLPKQTTKPRSTKSSLKGKVSNLLFSKNKKQDKDGRKCLQSSDELQSGAKPLHSLSKVDKYSGAFLDDPGVECSTTNLRESSCALTCKDVVGKQGATSPEVVLSGARSLHAGHPCENQDQPSPISVLEKPFEEDKNPARISRISFGDIKPDRHAGAELSVHPIRSNLIDKSPPIGSIARTLSRDDSCADTASSVCVRPSSSTQRTEEVEHEWFSYVQTLLTMAFLDEVQSDTFPTVWHSAESPLDPSLREKYIDMNEETLHEVKRRPRRSTQKLLFDCVNAALLEIAGYGPDNCQRTIPFMRVHINLPQGTRLVLLDQVWDWMKEWFSNEVESLSTDGGDLDSLVVQGMVSKEVMGKWWLENLRLELDNVGIEIEVKLLEELVHEFVIELAGRT; encoded by the exons ATGGTGAACCTTTTTGATTTAAATTCAGGGGCGGCAGGAAACACGCTGCTTACAGATAAACCGCATCGCTATG GTCCACTCTCAAGGAGCCAATCAGATCTGGTGAAGTCGTCGCCATCTTCTGAGGATCAAGTAGAAGAAAAACTG GTTGTATCGAATTTGAAGGGGACTAGTTCCAATAGGAAATCAAATGGGACACCAATGAAGATGCTTATAGCCCAAGAAATGTCCAAGGAAATAGGTTCTAATGTCAATCCACCTAGTGTTGTTGCCAAGCTGATGGGGCTTGATGCTCTTCCGCAGAAATCTGTTCCAGCTATAAGAAGTCATTTTGGAGGTCATTCGCGGTGTCATACAGATTCCTCTTTCAGCTATTGCCAGCATGAAAACAAATCCTTGACGGAAGAAATGCAGCAAGAATTTCATCAATACCCTGAACAGAATGAGTATAAAGATGTTTATGAAGTTTGGAAGCAGCCCCCAAAAATGAACTGTGTGAGAAGTAAATCCCCACAGAAGGCAAGACACGACAAAGCTAGTTTCGAAAAGAAGTCGGCTTTTGTTCGTCAGAAGTTTATTGAAGCAAAATGTTTATCCATAGATGAACAACTTCGCCAGTCTAAGGAATTCCAAGATGCATTGGATGTCTTAAGTTCCAACACTGATCTGTTCCTCAAGTTTCTGCAAGAACCAAATCCAATGTTTACTCAGCATTTATATAATTTGCAGTCTATACCTCCTCCTGAGACAAAGCGAATAACTGTTCTAAGACCATCAAAGATGGTTGATGATTGTAAATTTGATGGATCAGTGAAggaaaatgagaaagaaatagACAGAGCCACCCAAGTAGGTCAGGAAAACAGGGCCAAAAACCAGATGAAATTTTCCCCTCCTGCAGCTAGTTGGAACATTGATGAAAATCATGCTCAACCTAAACGGATAGTCGTGTTAAAACCAAGCCTTGGTAAGAATTACAACTTTAGGGCTGCAAGTTCTTCACCGTCTGCATCAGCAAGAGTATCAGAAACTGAAATAAGTTTTGTCAACATGGAGGCTAATGAGGCTCAAGAATCAAGAGAAGTGGCAAAGGCTATCACACAGCATGTGCGAGTAAACATAGGTGGACATCAAAGGGATGAAACATTACTTTCTACTGTATTTGCAAATGGCTACGTTGGTGACGAAAGCTCATTTAATAAATCTGAAAAAGAGTATGCAGCTGGAAATCTCAGTGATTCTGAAGTCATGTCACCAGCTTCTAGGCACTCATGGGAATATATCAATAGGTTTGGCAGTCCTTATTCTTGCTCCTCCTTGAGTCGTGCTTCTTGTTCCTCTGAATCTTCAGTTTCCAAGGAAGCCAAGAAGCGACTTTCTGAGAGATGGGCGATGGTGGCATCCAATGGCAGTTGTCTAGAACAAAGACAGATGAGGAGAAGCAACAACAGCACTTTAGGTGAGATGCTTGCACTTTCTGATATTAAGGCGACAAGAAGAATAGAGCAGGATAATATTAAAGAAGATCCCCAGATTTCAAATTCCAACTCGGCGAGTAATTCCAGACATGATGAAGGTGTCAACAAGTCGCCAAAGAATCTTTTGAGGTCTAAGTCTCTCCCTGTATCCTCTACTGCATTCAGTTCACAGTTGAATGTGGGTACCCCAGATCCCGTAACGGGAGAGAATGATCTTCCCAAGCAGACAACAAAACCTAGAAGTACAAAATCATCATTGAAAGGGAAGGTCTCAAATCTTCTTTTCTCTAAGAACAAGAAGCAAGACAAAGACGGACGCAAGTGTTTGCAATCCAGTGATGAATTGCAATCTGGTGCAAAGCCTTTACATTCTCTATCAAAAGTTGACAAATATAGTGGTGCATTCCTTGATGATCCAGGGGTTGAGTGCTCAACAACCAACCTTCGTGAATCATCATGTGCACTAACTTGCAAAGATGTGGTTGGGAAGCAAGGTGCAACCTCTCCTGAG GTTGTGCTCTCTGGAGCAAGATCTTTGCACGCTGGACACCCATGTGAGAACCAGGACCAACCAAGTCCTATATCAGTTTTGGAGAAACCATTTGAAGAGGATAAAAATCCAGCACGTATATCGCGTATATCATTTGGTGATATCAAGCCAGACCGTCATG CAGGTGCTGAGTTGTCTGTTCACCCTATAAGGTCCAATTTGATTGATAAATCTCCTCCAATAGGATCAATTGCTCGTACATTGTCCAGGGACGATTCCTGTGCAGATACAGCCAGTTCAGTTTGTGTAAGGCCATCATCATCCACTCAGAGGACTGAGGAAGTAGAACACGAATGGTTCTCTTATGTTCAAACATTACTAACCATGGCTTTCCTTGATGAAGTGCAGTCTGACACTTTCCCAACCGTGTGGCATTCTGCTGAAAGCCCTTTGGACCCATCACTCCGAGAAAAATATATTGATATGAATGAGGAGACACTACATGAGGTTAAGCGAAGGCCAAGGAGATCAACCCAAAAGCTTTTGTTTGATTGTGTGAATGCAGCTTTACTAGAAATTGCAGGATATGGGCCAGACAACTGCCAAAGAACCATACCTTTTATGCGGGTCCATATTAATCTGCCACAGGGAACTAGATTAGTATTACTGGACCAAGTGTGGGACTGGATGAAGGAATGGTTTTCTAATGAGGTGGAATCTCTCTCTACTGATGGTGGGGACTTAGACAGCCTGGTGGTACAGGGAATGGTGAGTAAGGAGGTGATGGGGAAATGGTGGCTTGAAAATTTGAGATTAGAATTAGACAATGTAGGAATCGAAATTGAAGTGAAGTTACTCGAAGAGCTTGTTCATGAGTTTGTCATTGAATTGGCAGGTAGAACTTGA